A single region of the Salvia splendens isolate huo1 chromosome 18, SspV2, whole genome shotgun sequence genome encodes:
- the LOC121776035 gene encoding mediator of RNA polymerase II transcription subunit 15a-like isoform X1: protein MDGNNWRTAQGQVQMPGQVIGVEAVTSGGMEGGDWRTQLQQDSRQRIVNKIMETLKRHLPFSGQEGLQELKKIAVRFEEKIYTAATSQSDYLRKISLKMLTMETKSQNPMANSLQPNAASNSKNPQDPVAQSMQSQMQNQVQQLPIPMVSNQSRQQILSQNIQNNIPSTGVSNSAGLTPSMHPVGGMSQGTMPNVSVQNPNMQNMSNVSVQNPNMQNMSNVTPNAVVNSMGQGVPANMYANSQRQIPGRQQQVVSQDAQQQSQNSQQYLYNQQLQQQFLKQKYGQGGVQQSMIQSQMQLQQQQQNQNQLQPNQLMSSQPAVMQSSLRQASASSTLQNQQTTLQQSTQSMLQQQPQPIPRQQQQQQPAVMHQQQSSMSQHPMVSSQPQLSAQQPSTANIQQNQMIAQQNNMLDTQHQHQQQQQQRIMAQQNNISNMQQHQSINQQNNLPNMHQQQSTGQQNNLPNMHQQQTGGQTNISGFQQQQMGGIQHGNSSLQSNQQSVHMLQQSKVAVQQQMQQNMTNMLPNQTQQSQSQPMQQQLMSQIQSQPGQLQQQMGLQQQSNTLPRDMQQRIQSSGPMLQQQTTIDQQKQLLQSSRVMPEVPLTSLDSSSQTGNATGGDWQEEIYQKIKSMHEMYYPELNEMYQRMAAKLQQHDSHPQQPKNEQLEKLRFLKLMLERLIMFLRTNKNDIQPSHKEKIVGVEKQIVNILNSNRPRKHVPAMQGQLTQPHMPALQQPQQQQPQMLSNDGQMNSQMQTMNIQGTVMPTQQNNFTSLQHNTLSSSSGVSNSRQSILDGLQPSSNTDPGQGNSLNQMQQQGAMNPIQQNSVGGSQQMASSISSQNGLTSLQSNVSLQSNSNILQPQQIKQEQPIFSTQQLKHYQQRQMQQQYLQRQQLIQQQQQQTSQQQSGQLPGQQMMQLNQMNDTNDIKMRHQMGAKSGVLQQPNSSGQRTSFHHQQMKSGTPFSMSSQNALQAASPPIGHHSSPQIDQQNILTSHNKAGTPLQSANSPFVAPSPSTSMAPSPMPGDSEKMNSGMSSISNAVNGMHHPTTTVSMPNQSLAIGTPGISASPLLAEFHSPDVTHGVVPTIVSGNSNVVEQPVERLIKVVKSISPKALSASVSDISSVVSMVDRIAGSAPGNGSRAAVGEDLVAMTKCRLQARNFFTQDGPSGTKKMRRYTSAMPCNVVSSSGSVNDSIRYLNGNESDGESTGASKAKSPKIEANHALEEELRDINQRLIDTVVYISEDDVDPTAVAAASEGGEGTIVKCSFSAVALSPNLKSQYASAQMSPIQPLRLLVPNNYPNCSPILLDKFPAEIRLLTVKMGTLKTFSRFIHSKEYEDLSIKAKSRFSISLRSLAQPMSLEEIARTWDNCARAVISEYAQQSGGGTFSSKYGTWENCLSAA from the exons ATGGACGGCAACAATTGGCGGACAGCGCAAGGGCAAGTTCAGATGCCCGGTCAGGTAATCGGCGTCGAAGCAGTGACCTCCGGCGGTATGGAAGGCGGCGATTGGAGGACTCAGCTGCAGCAGGACTCCAGACAGAGGATTGTAAACAAGAT AATGGAGACATTGAAAAGGCATCTTCCTTTCTCTGGACAAGAGGGACTGCAGGAACTCAAGAAAATAGCCGTCAGATTTGAGGAAAAAATATATACTGCGGCAACTAGCCAG TCAGattatttaagaaaaatatcTCTGAAAATGTTGACAATGGAGACGAAATCTCAGAATCCTATGGCGAATTCTCTTCAGCCTAATGCTGCAAGTAATAGCAAAAATCCCCAAGATCCTG TTGCGCAAAGCATGCAGTCCCAAATGCAAAATCAGGTTCAGCAATTACCAATCCCAATGGTCTCCAATCAATCTCGGCAACAGATTTTATCCCAAAATATCCAGAATAACATCCCATCAACTGGAGTGTCGAACTCTGCTGGTTTGACTCCCTCAATGCACCCTGTTGGTGGCATGTCCCAGGGTACCATGCCCAATGTTTCTGTTCAGAATCCTAACATGCAAAACATGTCTAATGTTTCTGTCCAGAATCCTAACATGCAAAACATGTCTAATGTAACTCCCAATGCGGTAGTGAATTCAATGGGGCAAGGTGTGCCTGCTAATATGTATGCAAACTCTCAGAGACAAATTCCAGGTAGGCAGCAGCAGGTCGTTTCTCAGGATGCTCAACAGCAGTCTCAGAATTCACAGCAATATCTTTACAATCAGCAGCTACAACAACAATTTTTGAAGCAAAAATATGGGCAGGGAGGTGTGCAGCAGTCTATGATTCAATCTCAGATGCAGCTACAGCAGCAAcagcagaaccaaaaccaaTTGCAGCCGAATCAGCTCATGTCCTCTCAGCCGGCAGTTATGCAATCTTCTTTGAGGCAAGCATCAGCTTCGTCAACACTTCAAAATCAACAGACAACTCTTCAGCAATCAACTCAATCTATGCTTCAACAGCAACCACAACCAATCCCCAGGCAACAGCAGCAACAACAACCTGCCGTCATGCATCAGCAGCAAAGTTCTATGTCTCAGCACCCAATGGTGTCCAGTCAGCCGCAGCTTAGTGCGCAGCAGCCAAGTACTGCAAACATACAACAAAATCAGATGATTGCCCAACAGAATAACATGCTCGACACACAGCATCAACATCAGCAACAGCAGCAGCAAAGGATCATGGCTCAGCAGAACAACATCTCCAACATGCAGCAGCATCAGTCAATCAATCAACAAAATAACCTTCCAAACATGCATCAACAGCAGTCAACTGGTCAGCAGAATAACCTCCCAAATATGCATCAGCAACAAACAGGTGGTCAAACAAATATTTCGGGTTTCCAACAGCAGCAAATGGGTGGAATTCAACATGGTAATTCCAGCTTACAATCAAATCAGCAATCTGTTCATATGCTACAGCAATCCAAGGTTGCAGTTCAGCAGCAAATGCAGCAGAATATGACAAACATGTTGCCTAACCAAACTCAACAATCCCAGTCACAGCCAATGCAGCAGCAGTTGATGTCACAGATCCAATCACAGCCAGGGCAGCTGCAACAACAAATGGGTTTGCAACAACAGTCAAATACATTACCAAGAGACATGCAACAAAGAATTCAATCATCTGGTCCCATGCTTCAACAGCAAACCACAATCGATCAGCAGAAACAGTTGTTGCAATCTTCAAGAGTTATGCCAGAGGTGCCATTGA CATCTTTAGATTCCTCCTCACAGACTGGGAATGCAACTGGAGGGGATTGGCAAGAGGAAATTTATCAAAAG ATTAAATCCATGCATGAGATGTATTACCCTGAACTGAATGAGATGTACCAGCGAATGGCTGCCAAGCTGCAACAG CATGATTCTCATCCTCAACAGCCAAAGAACGAGCAACTTGAAAAACTAAGATTTCTTAAGCTTATGTTGGAACGGCTAATTATGTTTCTGCGGACAAATAAGAATGACATTCAGCCCAGTCACAAGGAGAAGATTGTGGGAGTTGAAAAGCAGATTGTGAATATTCTCAACTCAAATAGACCTAGAAAGCATGTTCCTGCAATGCAAGGGCAGCTCACCCAGCCTCACATGCCTGCCTTGCAACAGCCGCAGCAACAACAGCCTCAAATGCTCTCGAATGATGGTCAAATGAATTCTCAGATGCAAACAATGAATATACAGGGTACTGTAATGCCCACACAGCAGAATAATTTTACCAGTTTGCAGCATAATACCTTATCCTCCAGCTCCGGTGTTTCGAATTCTCGTCAGAGTATACTGGATGGACTGCAGCCTAGTTCAAATACTGATCCTGGGCAGGGAAATTCACTTAACCAAATGCAGCAGCAAGGAGCTATGAACCCTATACAACAAAATTCGGTGGGTGGCTCTCAGCAGATGGCTAGCTCTATATCTTCACAAAATGGGCTGACATCGCTCCAGTCAAATGTTTCCTTGCAATCAAATTCAAATATTCTTCAACCACAGCAAATAAAACAGGAGCAGCCAATATTTTCGACCCAGCAACTAAAGCATTACCAGCAAAGGCAGATGCAGCAACAATATTTGCAAAGACAACAATTAatccagcagcagcagcagcaaacTTCTCAGCAGCAATCGGGACAGCTGCCTGGACAGCAAATGATGCAACTTAATCAAATGAATGACACAAATGATATAAAGATGAGACACCAGATGGGTGCAAAATCTGGAGTTCTTCAACAGCCTAACTCTTCTGGCCAACGAACTTCATTTCATCACCAACAAATGAAGTCTGGAACGCCTTTCTCCATGTCTTCACAGAATGCTCTTCAGGCAGCATCCCCACCGATTGGTCATCATTCTTCTCCACAAATTGACCAGCAAAATATTCTGACTTCACATAACAAGGCTGGAACTCCCTTGCAATCTGCAAACTCACCATTTGTTGCCCCATCTCCTTCAACTTCCATGGCTCCATCACCAATGCCAGGGGACTCAGAGAAAATGAATTCTGGTATGTCATCAATCTCAAATGCTGTAAATGGCATGCATCATCCAACCACTACAGTGTCAATGCCAAACCAGTCCCTTGCTATCGGAACTCCAGGGATATCAGCGTCGCCTTTACTTGCAGAATTCCACAGTCCTGATGTGACTCATGGTGTTGTGCCAACCATTGTTTCTGGAAATTCTAATGTAGTTGAACAGCCAGTTGAACGGCTAATAAAAGTG GTGAAGTCCATCTCTCCGAAAGCTTTAAGTGCCTCTGTTAGTGACATTAGCTCTGTAGTCAGTATGGTCGACAGAATTGCGGGATCTGCTCCGGGTAATGGATCACGTGCTGCTGTAGGTGAAGATTTGGTTGCTATGACTAAATGCCGCTTGCAGGCCAGAAATTTCTTCACTCAAGATGGACCTAGTGGTACCAAGAAAATGAGACGTTATACTAGTGCAATGCCATGTAATGTTGTTTCATCTAGTGGGAGTGTCAATGATAGCATCAGGTATTTAAATGGTAATGAATCTGATGGAGAATCCACTGGAGCATCGAAAGCCAAAAGCCCTAAAATTGAG GCTAACCATGCACTTGAAGAAGAGTTGCGAGACATAAATCAAAGACTTATAGACACTGTCGTCTATATCAGTGAAGATGATGTTGATCCAACAGCAGTTGCTGCTGCTTCTGAGGGTGGAGAAGGAACTATTGTGAAGTGCTCTTTCAGCGCTGTGGCTCTTAGCCCAAATCTGAAGTCACAATATGCTTCTGCCCAAATG TCTCCAATTCAACCTCTAAGATTGCTGGTTCCAAACAATTATCCAAATTGCTCTCCTATACTTCTGGACAAGTTTCCAGCTGAAATCAG GCTTCTCACTGTGAAAATGGGCACATTAAAAACCTTCTCTCGCTTCATCCACAGTAAGGAATATGAAGATCTCTCCATAAAGGCCAAATCAAGATTTAGCATTTCTCTGCGCAGTCTTGCACAGCCAATGTCACTTGAGGAGATAGCCAGAACTTGGGATAATTGTGCTCGCGCTGTTATTTCTGAATACGCCCAGCAAAGTGGCGGTGGGACCTTCAGCTCAAAATACGGAACATGGGAGAACTGCCTCAGTGCAGCCTGA
- the LOC121776035 gene encoding mediator of RNA polymerase II transcription subunit 15a-like isoform X2, which yields MDGNNWRTAQGQVQMPGQVIGVEAVTSGGMEGGDWRTQLQQDSRQRIVNKIMETLKRHLPFSGQEGLQELKKIAVRFEEKIYTAATSQSDYLRKISLKMLTMETKSQNPMANSLQPNAASNSKNPQDPVAQSMQSQMQNQVQQLPIPMVSNQSRQQILSQNIQNNIPSTGVSNSAGLTPSMHPVGGMSQGTMPNVSVQNPNMQNMSNVSVQNPNMQNMSNVTPNAVVNSMGQGVPANMYANSQRQIPGRQQQVVSQDAQQQSQNSQQYLYNQQLQQQFLKQKYGQGGVQQSMIQSQMQLQQQQQNQNQLQPNQLMSSQPAVMQSSLRQASASSTLQNQQTTLQQSTQSMLQQQPQPIPRQQQQQQPAVMHQQQSSMSQHPMVSSQPQLSAQQPSTANIQQNQMIAQQNNMLDTQHQHQQQQQQRIMAQQNNISNMQQHQSINQQNNLPNMHQQQSTGQQNNLPNMHQQQTGGQTNISGFQQQQMGGIQHGNSSLQSNQQSVHMLQQSKVAVQQQMQQNMTNMLPNQTQQSQSQPMQQQLMSQIQSQPGQLQQQMGLQQQSNTLPRDMQQRIQSSGPMLQQQTTIDQQKQLLQSSRVMPEVPLNSSSQTGNATGGDWQEEIYQKIKSMHEMYYPELNEMYQRMAAKLQQHDSHPQQPKNEQLEKLRFLKLMLERLIMFLRTNKNDIQPSHKEKIVGVEKQIVNILNSNRPRKHVPAMQGQLTQPHMPALQQPQQQQPQMLSNDGQMNSQMQTMNIQGTVMPTQQNNFTSLQHNTLSSSSGVSNSRQSILDGLQPSSNTDPGQGNSLNQMQQQGAMNPIQQNSVGGSQQMASSISSQNGLTSLQSNVSLQSNSNILQPQQIKQEQPIFSTQQLKHYQQRQMQQQYLQRQQLIQQQQQQTSQQQSGQLPGQQMMQLNQMNDTNDIKMRHQMGAKSGVLQQPNSSGQRTSFHHQQMKSGTPFSMSSQNALQAASPPIGHHSSPQIDQQNILTSHNKAGTPLQSANSPFVAPSPSTSMAPSPMPGDSEKMNSGMSSISNAVNGMHHPTTTVSMPNQSLAIGTPGISASPLLAEFHSPDVTHGVVPTIVSGNSNVVEQPVERLIKVVKSISPKALSASVSDISSVVSMVDRIAGSAPGNGSRAAVGEDLVAMTKCRLQARNFFTQDGPSGTKKMRRYTSAMPCNVVSSSGSVNDSIRYLNGNESDGESTGASKAKSPKIEANHALEEELRDINQRLIDTVVYISEDDVDPTAVAAASEGGEGTIVKCSFSAVALSPNLKSQYASAQMSPIQPLRLLVPNNYPNCSPILLDKFPAEIRLLTVKMGTLKTFSRFIHSKEYEDLSIKAKSRFSISLRSLAQPMSLEEIARTWDNCARAVISEYAQQSGGGTFSSKYGTWENCLSAA from the exons ATGGACGGCAACAATTGGCGGACAGCGCAAGGGCAAGTTCAGATGCCCGGTCAGGTAATCGGCGTCGAAGCAGTGACCTCCGGCGGTATGGAAGGCGGCGATTGGAGGACTCAGCTGCAGCAGGACTCCAGACAGAGGATTGTAAACAAGAT AATGGAGACATTGAAAAGGCATCTTCCTTTCTCTGGACAAGAGGGACTGCAGGAACTCAAGAAAATAGCCGTCAGATTTGAGGAAAAAATATATACTGCGGCAACTAGCCAG TCAGattatttaagaaaaatatcTCTGAAAATGTTGACAATGGAGACGAAATCTCAGAATCCTATGGCGAATTCTCTTCAGCCTAATGCTGCAAGTAATAGCAAAAATCCCCAAGATCCTG TTGCGCAAAGCATGCAGTCCCAAATGCAAAATCAGGTTCAGCAATTACCAATCCCAATGGTCTCCAATCAATCTCGGCAACAGATTTTATCCCAAAATATCCAGAATAACATCCCATCAACTGGAGTGTCGAACTCTGCTGGTTTGACTCCCTCAATGCACCCTGTTGGTGGCATGTCCCAGGGTACCATGCCCAATGTTTCTGTTCAGAATCCTAACATGCAAAACATGTCTAATGTTTCTGTCCAGAATCCTAACATGCAAAACATGTCTAATGTAACTCCCAATGCGGTAGTGAATTCAATGGGGCAAGGTGTGCCTGCTAATATGTATGCAAACTCTCAGAGACAAATTCCAGGTAGGCAGCAGCAGGTCGTTTCTCAGGATGCTCAACAGCAGTCTCAGAATTCACAGCAATATCTTTACAATCAGCAGCTACAACAACAATTTTTGAAGCAAAAATATGGGCAGGGAGGTGTGCAGCAGTCTATGATTCAATCTCAGATGCAGCTACAGCAGCAAcagcagaaccaaaaccaaTTGCAGCCGAATCAGCTCATGTCCTCTCAGCCGGCAGTTATGCAATCTTCTTTGAGGCAAGCATCAGCTTCGTCAACACTTCAAAATCAACAGACAACTCTTCAGCAATCAACTCAATCTATGCTTCAACAGCAACCACAACCAATCCCCAGGCAACAGCAGCAACAACAACCTGCCGTCATGCATCAGCAGCAAAGTTCTATGTCTCAGCACCCAATGGTGTCCAGTCAGCCGCAGCTTAGTGCGCAGCAGCCAAGTACTGCAAACATACAACAAAATCAGATGATTGCCCAACAGAATAACATGCTCGACACACAGCATCAACATCAGCAACAGCAGCAGCAAAGGATCATGGCTCAGCAGAACAACATCTCCAACATGCAGCAGCATCAGTCAATCAATCAACAAAATAACCTTCCAAACATGCATCAACAGCAGTCAACTGGTCAGCAGAATAACCTCCCAAATATGCATCAGCAACAAACAGGTGGTCAAACAAATATTTCGGGTTTCCAACAGCAGCAAATGGGTGGAATTCAACATGGTAATTCCAGCTTACAATCAAATCAGCAATCTGTTCATATGCTACAGCAATCCAAGGTTGCAGTTCAGCAGCAAATGCAGCAGAATATGACAAACATGTTGCCTAACCAAACTCAACAATCCCAGTCACAGCCAATGCAGCAGCAGTTGATGTCACAGATCCAATCACAGCCAGGGCAGCTGCAACAACAAATGGGTTTGCAACAACAGTCAAATACATTACCAAGAGACATGCAACAAAGAATTCAATCATCTGGTCCCATGCTTCAACAGCAAACCACAATCGATCAGCAGAAACAGTTGTTGCAATCTTCAAGAGTTATGCCAGAGGTGCCATTGA ATTCCTCCTCACAGACTGGGAATGCAACTGGAGGGGATTGGCAAGAGGAAATTTATCAAAAG ATTAAATCCATGCATGAGATGTATTACCCTGAACTGAATGAGATGTACCAGCGAATGGCTGCCAAGCTGCAACAG CATGATTCTCATCCTCAACAGCCAAAGAACGAGCAACTTGAAAAACTAAGATTTCTTAAGCTTATGTTGGAACGGCTAATTATGTTTCTGCGGACAAATAAGAATGACATTCAGCCCAGTCACAAGGAGAAGATTGTGGGAGTTGAAAAGCAGATTGTGAATATTCTCAACTCAAATAGACCTAGAAAGCATGTTCCTGCAATGCAAGGGCAGCTCACCCAGCCTCACATGCCTGCCTTGCAACAGCCGCAGCAACAACAGCCTCAAATGCTCTCGAATGATGGTCAAATGAATTCTCAGATGCAAACAATGAATATACAGGGTACTGTAATGCCCACACAGCAGAATAATTTTACCAGTTTGCAGCATAATACCTTATCCTCCAGCTCCGGTGTTTCGAATTCTCGTCAGAGTATACTGGATGGACTGCAGCCTAGTTCAAATACTGATCCTGGGCAGGGAAATTCACTTAACCAAATGCAGCAGCAAGGAGCTATGAACCCTATACAACAAAATTCGGTGGGTGGCTCTCAGCAGATGGCTAGCTCTATATCTTCACAAAATGGGCTGACATCGCTCCAGTCAAATGTTTCCTTGCAATCAAATTCAAATATTCTTCAACCACAGCAAATAAAACAGGAGCAGCCAATATTTTCGACCCAGCAACTAAAGCATTACCAGCAAAGGCAGATGCAGCAACAATATTTGCAAAGACAACAATTAatccagcagcagcagcagcaaacTTCTCAGCAGCAATCGGGACAGCTGCCTGGACAGCAAATGATGCAACTTAATCAAATGAATGACACAAATGATATAAAGATGAGACACCAGATGGGTGCAAAATCTGGAGTTCTTCAACAGCCTAACTCTTCTGGCCAACGAACTTCATTTCATCACCAACAAATGAAGTCTGGAACGCCTTTCTCCATGTCTTCACAGAATGCTCTTCAGGCAGCATCCCCACCGATTGGTCATCATTCTTCTCCACAAATTGACCAGCAAAATATTCTGACTTCACATAACAAGGCTGGAACTCCCTTGCAATCTGCAAACTCACCATTTGTTGCCCCATCTCCTTCAACTTCCATGGCTCCATCACCAATGCCAGGGGACTCAGAGAAAATGAATTCTGGTATGTCATCAATCTCAAATGCTGTAAATGGCATGCATCATCCAACCACTACAGTGTCAATGCCAAACCAGTCCCTTGCTATCGGAACTCCAGGGATATCAGCGTCGCCTTTACTTGCAGAATTCCACAGTCCTGATGTGACTCATGGTGTTGTGCCAACCATTGTTTCTGGAAATTCTAATGTAGTTGAACAGCCAGTTGAACGGCTAATAAAAGTG GTGAAGTCCATCTCTCCGAAAGCTTTAAGTGCCTCTGTTAGTGACATTAGCTCTGTAGTCAGTATGGTCGACAGAATTGCGGGATCTGCTCCGGGTAATGGATCACGTGCTGCTGTAGGTGAAGATTTGGTTGCTATGACTAAATGCCGCTTGCAGGCCAGAAATTTCTTCACTCAAGATGGACCTAGTGGTACCAAGAAAATGAGACGTTATACTAGTGCAATGCCATGTAATGTTGTTTCATCTAGTGGGAGTGTCAATGATAGCATCAGGTATTTAAATGGTAATGAATCTGATGGAGAATCCACTGGAGCATCGAAAGCCAAAAGCCCTAAAATTGAG GCTAACCATGCACTTGAAGAAGAGTTGCGAGACATAAATCAAAGACTTATAGACACTGTCGTCTATATCAGTGAAGATGATGTTGATCCAACAGCAGTTGCTGCTGCTTCTGAGGGTGGAGAAGGAACTATTGTGAAGTGCTCTTTCAGCGCTGTGGCTCTTAGCCCAAATCTGAAGTCACAATATGCTTCTGCCCAAATG TCTCCAATTCAACCTCTAAGATTGCTGGTTCCAAACAATTATCCAAATTGCTCTCCTATACTTCTGGACAAGTTTCCAGCTGAAATCAG GCTTCTCACTGTGAAAATGGGCACATTAAAAACCTTCTCTCGCTTCATCCACAGTAAGGAATATGAAGATCTCTCCATAAAGGCCAAATCAAGATTTAGCATTTCTCTGCGCAGTCTTGCACAGCCAATGTCACTTGAGGAGATAGCCAGAACTTGGGATAATTGTGCTCGCGCTGTTATTTCTGAATACGCCCAGCAAAGTGGCGGTGGGACCTTCAGCTCAAAATACGGAACATGGGAGAACTGCCTCAGTGCAGCCTGA